A window of Rubricoccus marinus contains these coding sequences:
- the atpC gene encoding ATP synthase F1 subunit epsilon, which produces MASLLVEVVSPDRTAFRGEARSFRAPGIEGAFEVRVNHAPMLAATGVGQTIVTTTSGERVTIATSGGFVEVLDNRVIMLAETAEPTSEIDTQRAKEAEDRARQRLAEATGEEREAAQAELDRARNRLRTSMGTV; this is translated from the coding sequence ATGGCCTCCCTCCTCGTCGAAGTCGTCTCCCCGGACCGGACCGCGTTTCGCGGCGAGGCCCGCTCGTTCCGCGCCCCCGGCATTGAGGGCGCCTTCGAGGTGCGCGTCAACCACGCGCCCATGCTCGCAGCCACGGGCGTCGGCCAGACCATCGTGACCACGACCTCTGGCGAGCGCGTGACCATCGCGACCTCTGGCGGCTTCGTCGAAGTGCTGGACAACCGCGTGATCATGCTTGCCGAGACGGCCGAGCCGACCTCGGAGATCGACACGCAGCGGGCCAAGGAAGCTGAGGACCGCGCACGCCAGCGGCTCGCCGAGGCCACGGGCGAGGAGCGCGAGGCCGCACAGGCCGAGTTGGACCGCGCCCGCAACCGCCTCCGGACCTCGATGGGCACCGTCTAG
- the atpD gene encoding F0F1 ATP synthase subunit beta — METLTAAPTPAPARTASGDVLQVIGPVVDCEFPADAVPEILDALHIERESGLLVLEVQQHLGENRVRTIAMDSTDGLTRGTKVFGTGSPIMMPTGEAVRGRLFNVVGEAIDGLPAPKATGTRSIHQDPPPFKDLATSVEMFETGIKVIDLIQPYARGGKIGLFGGAGVGKTVLIQELINNIAKAHDGMSVFAGVGERTREGNDLMREMLESGIITYGDDFMHSMEEGGWDLSKVDMDAVTNSQATFVFGQMNEPPGARARVALSGLTLAEYFRDQGGKDVLFFVDNIFRFTQAGSEVSALLGRMPSAVGYQPTLATEMGVMQERITSTKNGAVTSVQAVYVPADDLTDPAPATTFAHLDATTTLSRQIASLGIYPAVDPLDSSSRLLTAEVVGEEHYKVAQDTKMLLQRDKELQDIIAILGMDELSDEDKQVVNRARRVQRFMSQPFFVAEQFTGNSGKYVKVEDTVRGFKMILDGELDHLPESAFLYKGAIEEVIEAGEKMLAEA; from the coding sequence ATGGAGACTCTGACCGCCGCCCCCACGCCCGCACCGGCCCGCACCGCCTCTGGCGACGTCCTCCAGGTCATCGGCCCGGTCGTCGACTGCGAGTTCCCCGCCGACGCCGTCCCCGAGATCCTCGACGCGCTCCACATCGAGCGCGAGAGCGGCCTCCTCGTCCTCGAAGTGCAGCAGCACCTCGGCGAGAACCGCGTCCGCACGATCGCGATGGACTCCACCGACGGCCTGACCCGCGGCACCAAGGTGTTCGGCACGGGCAGCCCGATCATGATGCCGACCGGCGAGGCCGTCCGCGGACGCCTCTTTAACGTCGTCGGTGAGGCCATTGATGGCCTCCCGGCCCCGAAGGCGACCGGCACGCGCTCCATCCACCAGGATCCGCCTCCGTTCAAGGACCTCGCGACAAGCGTCGAGATGTTCGAGACGGGCATCAAGGTCATCGACCTCATTCAGCCCTACGCCCGTGGCGGCAAGATCGGCCTCTTCGGCGGCGCTGGCGTCGGCAAGACGGTCCTGATCCAGGAGCTGATCAACAACATCGCGAAGGCGCACGACGGCATGTCCGTGTTCGCCGGCGTCGGGGAGCGCACCCGTGAGGGCAACGACCTCATGCGCGAGATGCTGGAGTCCGGCATCATCACCTACGGCGACGACTTCATGCACAGCATGGAGGAGGGCGGCTGGGACCTGTCCAAGGTGGACATGGACGCCGTCACCAACAGCCAGGCGACCTTCGTGTTCGGCCAGATGAACGAGCCGCCCGGAGCCCGCGCCCGCGTGGCCCTCTCCGGCCTGACGCTCGCGGAGTACTTCCGCGACCAGGGTGGTAAGGACGTCCTCTTCTTCGTCGACAACATCTTCCGCTTCACGCAGGCGGGCTCGGAGGTCTCGGCCCTCCTCGGCCGCATGCCGTCCGCCGTGGGTTACCAGCCGACGCTGGCCACGGAGATGGGCGTCATGCAGGAGCGCATCACCTCAACCAAGAACGGCGCCGTGACCTCGGTCCAGGCCGTCTACGTCCCGGCGGATGACCTCACCGACCCCGCGCCGGCCACGACGTTTGCCCACCTCGACGCCACGACGACGCTCTCGCGTCAGATCGCGTCGCTCGGCATCTACCCGGCCGTCGACCCGCTGGACTCCTCCAGCCGTCTCCTCACGGCAGAGGTTGTGGGCGAGGAGCACTACAAGGTGGCCCAGGACACGAAGATGCTCCTCCAGCGCGACAAGGAGCTGCAGGACATCATCGCCATCCTCGGCATGGACGAGCTCTCGGACGAGGACAAGCAGGTCGTCAACCGCGCGCGCCGCGTGCAGCGGTTCATGAGCCAGCCGTTCTTCGTCGCCGAGCAGTTCACCGGCAACTCCGGCAAGTACGTCAAGGTCGAGGACACCGTCCGCGGCTTCAAGATGATCCTCGACGGCGAGCTGGATCACCTCCCCGAGTCCGCGTTCCTGTACAAGGGCGCCATCGAGGAAGTCATCGAGGCCGGCGAGAAGATGCTCGCTGAAGCCTAG
- a CDS encoding YceI family protein codes for MTFSFRALAMGALALGLSACASDTDTAEPLEGATEVVEATAEIPAGTYALDAAHSSLGFSIRHLGVSNVDGSFPEFTGTITVPEQGLGGMSAMVSAQVASISTGNGDRDGHLQSPDFFDAATYPEITFNTTSVTPTGGNSFEMTGDLTMHGVTKSVTLQGEYIGAAMMGETQKIGFEAEGEIDRKDWGLTWAQTNEVGEALVGDTVTLRINAEADMQSGEAATAEVDA; via the coding sequence ATGACGTTCTCCTTCCGCGCGCTCGCTATGGGCGCCCTCGCGCTCGGCCTCTCCGCCTGCGCCTCCGACACCGACACCGCCGAGCCGCTCGAAGGCGCAACCGAGGTCGTTGAAGCGACCGCGGAGATCCCCGCCGGCACCTACGCCCTCGACGCGGCGCACTCCAGCCTCGGCTTCAGCATCCGCCACCTCGGCGTCTCCAACGTGGACGGCAGCTTCCCCGAGTTCACCGGCACCATCACCGTCCCGGAGCAGGGCCTCGGCGGCATGTCCGCGATGGTCAGCGCACAGGTCGCCTCCATCTCGACCGGCAACGGCGACCGCGACGGGCACCTCCAGTCGCCCGACTTCTTCGACGCGGCGACGTACCCCGAGATCACGTTCAACACCACCAGCGTCACCCCGACCGGCGGCAACTCCTTCGAGATGACCGGCGACCTCACCATGCACGGCGTCACCAAGTCCGTTACGCTCCAGGGCGAGTACATCGGCGCAGCCATGATGGGCGAGACGCAGAAGATCGGCTTCGAGGCCGAGGGCGAGATCGACCGCAAGGACTGGGGCCTGACGTGGGCGCAGACCAACGAGGTCGGCGAAGCGCTCGTCGGCGACACCGTCACGCTCCGCATCAACGCAGAAGCCGACATGCAGTCCGGCGAGGCCGCCACCGCAGAGGTCGACGCCTAG